The sequence below is a genomic window from Flavobacterium lipolyticum.
AGCTCACGTTACAATATGTTCCACTGAAAAAAAACATTGCTTTTCTTCAAATCAAACAGACTGAAGTTTCCGAAATTCCATTTTACATTACTTTCTTTTACATACATGTATATACTGCAATTTTTGTTTTGCTCGCCGGATTTTTCCAATTCAGTGATATTCTCTTAAAAAAACATCCTGCAACTCATCGAAATATTGGAAAATTTTATGTTTTTACAGTGCTCCTTTTTAGTGCTCCGTCGGGATTATTTATTGGTCTTTTCGCTAACGGTGGACTTTTCGCCAAGATCTCTTTTGTTGCCTTGTCAATTTATTGGTTTTACTTCACTCTTAAAGGTTTTACGGCTATAAAAAACAAAAACATTCTGAAACATAAAGCATTTATGCTACGAAGTTTTGCCCTAACCTTTTCTGCCGTAACACTACGTTTTTGGAAGGTTATTCTTGTATATTTGTTTCATCCCGCACCAATGGATTTGTATCAGATTATTGCATGGTTAGGCTGGATTCCCAATTTATTAATCGTTGAGTATTATCTTTATAACCAATTAAAAAAATGAAAAAACTTTTTTGTCTACTACTATCAATATTACTTTTTTCCTGTAATTCTAAAGAGAAAAAAACGACAAAAGACATTACCAAAGACCTGCCAAAAGAAATTAGAACCGATTTGTATGGTTCTTACGTAGGTGACTTTACTATTTTGGAACGCGATACCAGCAAACCAGCGAAAGAAAATTACATCAACAAAATCAATATTGTAATAAAAAGAATCACATCCTCAAAAGTTACAGGACAAAGTATTGTTGCCGGAAATAGCAGGCCCCTTACCGGTACAATGACTACAAAAGGCAGCACCGTTCATTTTATACTTAAAGAACCTGGTGATGATAAAAATGATGGTGTTTTTGATTTTGAGATCAAAAATGACACTCTTTTAACTGGAATCTGGGTAGCCAATAATCCTAAGAAAGAAGTCTCTAAAAGGAAATTTGAACTTATTAAAAAAGAGTTTAAGTATGATCCTAATGTGATGCTTCCGAAAGACGGGATGTATATTGATTATGAAAACCCAAGAGAAGAACAAGTAACAGATTTAGAGGTTGAAGAGGGAAAAGAAGCTGAAACTTACATAGAAGCGGTATTCAGAGCTGCATCGGAAAGCATTATGACGATAAACTCGTCTACGCAAAAATTAAAAGAATCAGATTTAAAAAATTTAAAGAAAATTGATTTAGAGATTCTAAGAAACACCATTTTCGCAAGACACGGACTGACTTTTAAAACCAAAACAGTTCGTCAGTTTTTTGATAGTGTAGAATGGTATATTCCTGTTTCAGACAACGTAAACAACGAACTAACCACTACTGAAAAAGAAAACATCGTATTGTTAAAACGCTTTGAAAAATATGCCGAAGACAATTATGACTCTTTTGGAAGATAGTTTTATAGGTGTTTTTAGCCCAAAATTTCACTTTAAAAAAGGCCCAAAGTGGCAAAGGTTCAAAGGAACAAAGGTTTTTAGCCGCGAATTGACGAATGCTTTTTTTTTGATCTTTTCTGATTTTGTAGAGGTACAAAGCTACAAAGGTACAGAGGGACAAAGTTTTTTTTCCACGACCCAAGCGATAGCGAACAGGCGAAGCAATTCACGAATGTTCTTTTTTGATTTTGTAGAAGTACAAAGCTGCAAAGATTCAAAGGAGCAAAGGTTTTTAGCCACGAATTGACGAATGCTTTTTTTATTAAAATTCGTGAATTCGTGGCTATTTTTTTCTATCTGCTATTATCTTCAAAAGGTTCAAAGTGGCAAAGATACAGAGGGACAAAGTTTTTTTTTCCACGACCCAAGCGATAGCGAGCAGGCGAAGCAATTCACGAATGTTCTTTTTTGATTTTGTAGAGGTACAAAGCTGCAAAGATTCAAAGGAGCAAAGGTTTATAGCCACGAATTGACGAATGCTTTTTTTATTAAAATTCGTGAATTCGTGGCTATTTTTTCTATCTGCTATAATCTTCAAAAGGTTCAAAGTGGCAAAGGCTCAAAGGAGCAAAGGTTTTTAGCCGCGAATTGACGAATGCTTTTTTTACTAAAATTCGTGAATTCGTGGTTATTTTTTTCTACCTGCTATTATCTTCAAAAGGTTGAAAGTGGCAAAGGTACAGAGGGACTAAGTTTTTTTTTCCACGACCCAAGCGATAGCGAACGGGCGAAGCAATTCACGAATGTTCTTTTTTAATCTTTTCTGATTTTGTAGAGGTACAAAGCTGCAAAGATTCAAAGGAGCAAAGGTTTTTAGCCGCGAATTGACGAATGCTTTTTTTATTAAAATTCGTGAATTAGTGGCTATTTTTTTCTATCTGCTATTATCTTCAAAAGGTTCAAAGCGGTAAAGGCTCAGAGTTGCAAAGGTTTTTTGCTGTGAATTCAAGAATACATTTTTACTAAAATTCGTGAATTCGTGGCTATTTTTTTCTATCTACTATAATCTTCAAAAGGTTCAAAGCGATAAAGGCTCAGAGTTGCAAAGGTTTTTTGCTGTGAATTCAAGAATACATTTTTACTAAAATTCATGAATTTGTGGCTATTTTTATTACCTGGGATTTTCTTCGTAGTACCTTGCTTCGATTCGTTTAATATCTTTTACTGAGTTTTTTGCCCAAATCAATCGCTTTTCCAGAATTTCTTCGTCTGATAATTGCCATTGGATGTCTGAATTTCGCAATCGGTTGGTCAGGTTTTGAATGATAATGGCTGCCGAAACGGAAATGTTTGAACTTTCTGTACAACCTACCATCGGAATTTTAAGAAAACCATCCGCTTTTTCCATAATTTCAGAAGATAATCTGTCTTTTTCTGTTCCGAAAAATAAGGTCCTTGGTTTTGTGATATCGAAATCCGGAATTAAACAATCGTTTTTATCAGGAGTTCTCAATAATTTGATATCCTTGGTTTCACAAAGAAGTCATACCCTCCTCTACGGTATCAAAACGATTGATGTCAACCTATTTTTGTGCACCTAAAGCGATTTGTTTGTCGATTCTTTTTCCAAAACGCTGCTCAATATTAAGTTCCTGAATCCCGAAAACCTTGCAACTGCGTATTGCGGTGCAGGTATTTTGCAACACGTACAATAGCTACAATCTTCTGGGGAGGCTTAATACATCAATTTGTTGATGAATCTTATTATTAAAAAAAACGTTTTCTTCAAATCTATCAACTTACTATTCAACAGATTAAACTC
It includes:
- a CDS encoding YARHG domain-containing protein encodes the protein MKKLFCLLLSILLFSCNSKEKKTTKDITKDLPKEIRTDLYGSYVGDFTILERDTSKPAKENYINKINIVIKRITSSKVTGQSIVAGNSRPLTGTMTTKGSTVHFILKEPGDDKNDGVFDFEIKNDTLLTGIWVANNPKKEVSKRKFELIKKEFKYDPNVMLPKDGMYIDYENPREEQVTDLEVEEGKEAETYIEAVFRAASESIMTINSSTQKLKESDLKNLKKIDLEILRNTIFARHGLTFKTKTVRQFFDSVEWYIPVSDNVNNELTTTEKENIVLLKRFEKYAEDNYDSFGR
- a CDS encoding DUF2306 domain-containing protein, translated to MKKNIRFSLQLIGTFLFSYFYVLMLQLTLQYVPLKKNIAFLQIKQTEVSEIPFYITFFYIHVYTAIFVLLAGFFQFSDILLKKHPATHRNIGKFYVFTVLLFSAPSGLFIGLFANGGLFAKISFVALSIYWFYFTLKGFTAIKNKNILKHKAFMLRSFALTFSAVTLRFWKVILVYLFHPAPMDLYQIIAWLGWIPNLLIVEYYLYNQLKK